GTGGTAACATGGCCGCTGTAATCAAAGCTGGCGAAGAAATGGAAGCCCTGGGGTTAATAAAAAAAGCCCCGATGATAATCGGGGTTCAAGCCGCTGGCTGCTCCCCCATTGTCACAGCCGTAACTGAAGGCAAAGAACAAATAGAGCATTTTGGTCAACCCAATACCATTGCCCATGCCATCTCCAATCCCATGCCACCCAGCGGCAACCGTATATTGCGAAAAGTAAAAGAAGGCCGGGCCCATGTAGTTTCCGTTACCGAAGAACAAATCCTGGCCGCTCAAGCCTTCCTCGCCAGCCAAGAAGGACTCTTTGTCCAACCGGCCGGCGCCGTTCCCATAGCTGCTATTCGAAAACTGGCCCAAGAAGGTACCCTAAAACCCAAGCATAAAGTGGCCGCCATCCTTACCGGCAGCGGCCTCAAGGATACCAGTGCCCTAGCCCTTCATGCCCTTAAAGCCGGTACCGTCCCTGTTGATAATCTGGAACTTGCTTTAAAAGGCTG
The DNA window shown above is from Bacillota bacterium and carries:
- a CDS encoding pyridoxal-phosphate dependent enzyme — translated: SSDNPFRVEGQKTVAYEILDQLDYQPLDFIVMPVSSGGNMAAVIKAGEEMEALGLIKKAPMIIGVQAAGCSPIVTAVTEGKEQIEHFGQPNTIAHAISNPMPPSGNRILRKVKEGRAHVVSVTEEQILAAQAFLASQEGLFVQPAGAVPIAAIRKLAQEGTLKPKHKVAAILTGSGLKDTSALALHALKAGTVPVDNLELALKG